A genomic region of Streptosporangium lutulentum contains the following coding sequences:
- a CDS encoding GH1 family beta-glucosidase yields the protein MTTQETRIQTPDLVFPTDFVWGAATSAYQIEGAVSEDGRGLSIWDTFVRQPGRVVNGEHAEVAIDHYHRYRDDVRLMADLGLGAYRFSVSWPRIQPDGSGAINAKGLDFYSRLVDELLSRGVDPWVTLYHWDLPQALEDAGGWPSRETSKRFADYAAVVHDALGDRVRNWSTVNEPWCSAFLGYASGEHAPGRRDPAQAVHAAHHLLLAHGLASQAMRAQRADTKIGGCVNLYAITPQTGSEADLDAARRIDGLQNRFFLDALLKGAYPADVLEDFGEVGEFVRDGDLDVISTPLDKLLINYYSRFTVSGTPGGAASAAAAPTDTGSPWVGSEHVSFVEGGRPVTDMGWEIDGSGLGEILRRLVSDYPRIPLVISENGAAFHDVVDADGVVHDRDRVDYIDLHLRACHAAIEAGIPLEGYFAWSLMDNFEWAWGYGKRFGLVHVDYETQLRVPKESALWYSGTIRRGGLSGPAE from the coding sequence GTGACCACGCAAGAAACGCGGATTCAGACCCCGGATCTGGTGTTCCCAACGGACTTCGTCTGGGGCGCGGCCACCTCCGCCTACCAGATCGAAGGCGCCGTCTCCGAAGACGGCCGCGGTCTCTCCATCTGGGACACCTTCGTCCGGCAGCCCGGACGGGTGGTCAACGGCGAGCACGCCGAAGTGGCCATCGATCACTACCACCGTTACCGCGACGACGTTCGGCTGATGGCCGACCTCGGTCTCGGCGCCTACCGGTTCTCCGTCTCCTGGCCCCGGATCCAGCCCGACGGCAGCGGCGCGATCAACGCCAAGGGCCTCGACTTCTACAGTCGCCTGGTCGACGAGCTGCTCTCGCGGGGCGTCGACCCCTGGGTGACGCTCTATCACTGGGACCTGCCCCAGGCCCTGGAGGACGCGGGAGGCTGGCCTTCACGCGAAACGTCGAAGCGCTTCGCCGACTACGCGGCGGTCGTGCACGACGCGCTCGGCGACCGGGTCCGCAACTGGAGTACGGTCAACGAGCCCTGGTGCTCGGCGTTCCTCGGGTACGCCTCCGGCGAGCACGCGCCGGGGCGTCGAGATCCGGCGCAGGCCGTACACGCCGCCCATCACCTCCTCCTGGCGCACGGCCTGGCCTCGCAGGCCATGCGGGCCCAGCGGGCCGACACCAAGATCGGCGGCTGCGTCAATCTCTACGCGATCACGCCGCAGACCGGCTCCGAGGCCGACCTGGACGCCGCCCGCCGTATCGACGGCCTGCAGAACCGATTCTTCCTGGACGCCCTGCTGAAGGGCGCCTATCCGGCCGACGTGCTGGAGGACTTCGGCGAGGTGGGCGAGTTCGTCCGGGACGGCGACCTGGACGTCATCTCGACGCCGCTCGACAAACTGCTGATCAACTACTACAGCCGCTTCACCGTCTCCGGAACCCCGGGCGGCGCGGCGTCGGCCGCGGCGGCGCCCACCGACACCGGGTCGCCCTGGGTCGGCAGCGAGCACGTGTCGTTCGTCGAGGGCGGGCGGCCGGTCACGGACATGGGCTGGGAGATCGACGGCTCGGGGCTGGGGGAGATCCTGCGGCGGCTGGTCTCCGACTACCCCCGGATCCCGCTGGTCATCTCGGAGAACGGCGCGGCCTTCCACGACGTCGTGGACGCCGACGGTGTGGTCCACGACCGCGACCGGGTCGACTACATCGACCTTCACCTGCGCGCCTGCCACGCCGCGATCGAGGCGGGAATCCCGCTGGAGGGCTACTTCGCCTGGTCGCTGATGGACAACTTCGAGTGGGCGTGGGGGTACGGCAAGCGGTTCGGCCTGGTTCACGTCGATTATGAGACCCAGCTCAGAGTTCCCAAAGAGAGCGCTCTCTGGTATTCCGGGACCATCAGGCGTGGAGGCCTGAGCGGTCCGGCAGAATAA
- a CDS encoding carbohydrate ABC transporter permease, translating to MTAIQSRPRHTASAARNRIWDAGPLTKVVLAFALVLSAFPIYYMFIMATRTNEEAMDVPPPLLPGGHLGENVARLFSTEDAYFLTGLINSAIVSVTVTLSVVFISTLAGFAFAKLRFKGSKILLGLILVTMMVPLQQMGIVPLYELMVTLGWTGQLKAVILPFLVNGFGVFMMTQYATQAVPDELVEAARVDGASTMRIYVNVILPALRPGMAVLALLVFMQTWNEFMWPLIVLNPDNPVVQTSIAALNQAHGTDYVMLFTGTAASVLPLFIVFVAFGRQIVGGLMEGAVKA from the coding sequence GTGACGGCCATCCAATCCCGGCCGCGCCACACGGCTTCGGCCGCGCGGAACCGCATCTGGGACGCCGGCCCGCTGACGAAGGTCGTCCTGGCCTTCGCGCTCGTGCTCTCGGCCTTCCCCATCTACTACATGTTCATCATGGCCACGCGGACCAACGAGGAGGCGATGGACGTCCCGCCGCCGCTGCTGCCCGGCGGGCACCTCGGCGAGAACGTCGCCAGGCTGTTCTCCACCGAGGACGCCTACTTCCTCACCGGTCTGATCAACTCGGCCATCGTCTCGGTCACCGTGACCCTGTCGGTCGTGTTCATCTCCACCCTGGCCGGCTTCGCCTTCGCGAAGCTCCGCTTCAAGGGCAGCAAGATCCTGCTGGGCCTGATCCTGGTGACGATGATGGTCCCCCTCCAGCAGATGGGCATCGTGCCGCTGTACGAGCTCATGGTCACCCTCGGCTGGACCGGCCAGCTCAAGGCGGTGATCCTGCCGTTCCTGGTCAACGGGTTCGGGGTCTTCATGATGACCCAGTACGCCACCCAGGCGGTCCCGGACGAGCTGGTCGAGGCGGCCCGCGTCGACGGCGCCTCCACCATGCGGATCTATGTGAACGTCATCCTGCCCGCGCTCCGTCCCGGTATGGCGGTGCTCGCGCTGCTGGTCTTCATGCAGACCTGGAACGAGTTCATGTGGCCGTTGATCGTCCTGAACCCGGACAACCCGGTGGTTCAGACCTCGATCGCGGCGCTCAACCAGGCCCACGGTACCGACTACGTCATGCTCTTCACCGGCACGGCGGCCTCGGTCCTCCCTCTGTTCATCGTTTTCGTGGCGTTCGGCCGTCAGATCGTCGGCGGCCTCATGGAAGGTGCGGTCAAAGCGTGA
- a CDS encoding carbohydrate ABC transporter permease, giving the protein MTLHVDTPAPPRPGPRRSAGHRGPGRSRGFARFDLRATPYFLVSPYFLLFAIFGIFPLGYTLWVSLHEWELAGDKTLVGFDNYTELITDGAFWNAVVNTLGMFAMSTIPQLALALLLANALNKRIRGRLFFRLGVLLPLITSVVAVAVVFTQLYGRDYGMINWFLSLFDVDPINWQNQKWSSWIAISTMIDWRWTGYNAIILLAAMQTIPKDLYEAAAIDGATARRQFWQITVPMLRPTIIFTVFISTIGGLTLFTEPVMFDGNPTMAGGTTGQYQTVAMFIVKEAFRDFDFGYAAAAAWLLFVLILIGTLINYSFTRRIGGSK; this is encoded by the coding sequence ATGACCCTGCACGTCGACACCCCGGCTCCTCCCCGGCCCGGCCCCCGCCGGTCCGCGGGACACCGGGGACCGGGACGGAGCAGAGGGTTCGCCCGGTTCGACCTCCGCGCGACTCCCTACTTCCTCGTCTCCCCCTACTTCCTGCTTTTTGCGATCTTCGGCATCTTCCCGCTCGGCTACACCCTCTGGGTGTCCCTGCACGAATGGGAGCTCGCCGGCGACAAGACCCTCGTCGGGTTCGACAACTACACCGAACTGATCACCGACGGGGCCTTCTGGAACGCGGTGGTCAACACGCTCGGCATGTTCGCCATGTCGACGATCCCGCAGCTCGCCCTGGCCCTGCTCCTGGCCAACGCGCTCAACAAGCGCATCCGGGGTCGGCTCTTCTTCCGCCTCGGCGTGCTCCTTCCGCTGATCACCTCCGTCGTCGCCGTCGCCGTCGTCTTCACCCAGCTCTACGGGCGGGACTACGGCATGATCAACTGGTTCCTCAGCCTCTTCGACGTCGACCCGATCAACTGGCAGAACCAGAAGTGGTCCTCGTGGATCGCGATCTCCACGATGATCGACTGGCGCTGGACCGGCTACAACGCGATCATCCTGCTCGCCGCCATGCAGACCATCCCCAAGGATCTCTACGAGGCCGCCGCCATCGACGGCGCCACGGCCAGGCGGCAGTTCTGGCAGATCACCGTCCCGATGCTGCGCCCGACGATCATCTTCACGGTGTTCATCTCCACCATCGGCGGGCTGACCCTGTTCACCGAGCCGGTCATGTTCGACGGCAACCCGACGATGGCCGGCGGTACCACCGGCCAGTACCAGACCGTGGCGATGTTCATCGTCAAGGAGGCGTTCCGCGACTTCGACTTCGGTTACGCGGCGGCCGCCGCGTGGCTGCTGTTCGTGCTGATCCTCATCGGCACGCTCATCAACTACTCCTTCACCCGCCGTATCGGGGGTTCCAAGTGA
- a CDS encoding ABC transporter substrate-binding protein, with protein MLNNTRHGKLAAVAVMAATALAITSCGSSESPAPAANAGGSSAAAEPVTITVHTFGGGENFGYDKAVETWNAAHPNIQVKYQNLTDRFEDVYLPQLLQRLQAGSGAADIIAVDEGAMGLMKARPQFFTDLAEYGLESRKADFPAAKWDNGINADNKLFALGTDIGGMTMCYRTDLFEKAGLPTEREEVGKLWPDWSAFMEIGKKFQAANPGKSDPKFLDGPNTLYNVILSQEAPKNGNVAYFDKSNQLVLETNPAIKTSFDLVKSFSEAGLTAKLASFTPPWNAAIKKGAFATMGCPAWMLGVVSGAAGDENKGKWDVAAVPGGAGNWGGSYLAVPKQSKHPKEAAEVLNYLTGKEGHVMAFQEAAAFPSSIPAQQDPAVSELKNPFFNDAPTGQIFGASVKDLLPTFLGEKHAQVKTSVEKVLEGMDQGSIPYDQAWTRFVEAGVKAAG; from the coding sequence ATGTTGAACAACACGCGACATGGCAAACTCGCCGCAGTCGCAGTCATGGCGGCCACCGCCCTGGCGATTACCTCCTGCGGTTCGAGTGAGTCCCCCGCACCCGCCGCGAACGCCGGCGGCTCCTCGGCCGCGGCCGAGCCGGTGACCATCACCGTGCACACCTTCGGCGGCGGCGAGAACTTCGGCTACGACAAGGCCGTGGAAACCTGGAACGCGGCGCACCCGAACATCCAGGTCAAGTACCAGAACCTGACCGACCGCTTTGAGGACGTCTACCTGCCCCAACTGCTCCAGCGCCTGCAGGCCGGCAGCGGCGCGGCCGACATCATCGCCGTGGACGAGGGCGCGATGGGCCTCATGAAGGCCCGTCCGCAGTTCTTCACCGACCTCGCCGAGTACGGCCTGGAGAGCCGCAAGGCCGACTTCCCCGCGGCGAAGTGGGACAACGGCATCAACGCCGACAACAAGCTGTTCGCCCTCGGCACCGACATCGGTGGCATGACCATGTGCTACCGCACGGACCTGTTCGAAAAGGCCGGTCTGCCCACCGAGCGCGAGGAGGTCGGCAAGCTCTGGCCCGACTGGAGCGCGTTCATGGAGATCGGCAAGAAGTTCCAGGCCGCCAACCCCGGCAAGTCCGACCCCAAGTTCCTCGACGGCCCGAACACGCTCTACAACGTGATCCTGTCGCAGGAGGCGCCGAAGAACGGCAACGTCGCCTACTTCGACAAGAGCAACCAGCTCGTCCTCGAGACCAACCCCGCCATCAAGACCTCCTTCGACCTGGTGAAGAGCTTCAGCGAGGCGGGCCTGACCGCCAAGCTCGCCTCCTTCACCCCGCCGTGGAACGCCGCCATCAAGAAGGGCGCCTTCGCCACCATGGGCTGCCCGGCCTGGATGCTCGGCGTGGTCTCCGGTGCGGCCGGTGACGAGAACAAGGGCAAGTGGGACGTCGCGGCCGTGCCCGGCGGCGCGGGCAACTGGGGCGGTTCCTACCTCGCGGTGCCCAAGCAGAGCAAGCACCCCAAGGAAGCCGCCGAGGTCCTGAACTACCTCACCGGCAAGGAGGGCCACGTCATGGCCTTCCAGGAGGCCGCGGCCTTCCCGAGCTCCATCCCCGCGCAGCAGGACCCCGCGGTCAGCGAGCTGAAGAACCCGTTCTTCAACGACGCCCCGACCGGTCAGATCTTCGGCGCCTCGGTCAAGGACCTGCTTCCCACCTTCCTCGGTGAGAAGCACGCCCAGGTCAAGACCTCGGTGGAGAAGGTCCTGGAAGGCATGGACCAGGGCTCGATCCCCTACGACCAGGCCTGGACGAGGTTCGTCGAGGCCGGCGTCAAGGCAGCGGGCTGA
- a CDS encoding CHAP domain-containing protein → MTKHRLIPTLRFTHVARVLAGVSIAIAGGTIAASPALAEPPNSSALKPTSSEIVRPTLSRLQIEAEQLPKVSAQQVLSIAEKQIGIRENARGGGTKFQSWYESSPRGRETVARDGGSVQDYANAPWCAMFVSWVGEQAGIRPAMGWDAYTVTYAKWFKDNHRWGNVAEPGAVVFYDWNGSKDIDGIDHVGLVKKDNGNGTITTIEGNTGNGVVEQRIRPKSQVVGYGYPLYTA, encoded by the coding sequence ATGACCAAGCATCGCCTTATCCCCACCCTCCGCTTCACCCACGTGGCCCGCGTCCTCGCAGGCGTATCGATCGCCATCGCCGGGGGGACCATCGCGGCCTCCCCCGCCCTGGCCGAGCCCCCCAACTCCAGCGCCCTCAAGCCCACCTCCTCCGAGATCGTCAGGCCTACCCTGTCCCGCCTCCAGATCGAGGCGGAGCAGCTCCCCAAGGTCTCCGCCCAGCAGGTCCTGAGCATCGCCGAGAAGCAGATCGGCATCAGAGAGAACGCCCGGGGCGGTGGAACCAAGTTCCAGTCCTGGTACGAGTCCTCCCCGCGAGGCAGGGAGACCGTCGCCCGCGACGGCGGTAGCGTGCAGGACTACGCGAACGCCCCCTGGTGCGCGATGTTCGTCTCCTGGGTCGGCGAGCAGGCCGGCATCCGTCCCGCCATGGGCTGGGACGCCTACACCGTCACCTACGCCAAGTGGTTCAAGGACAACCACCGCTGGGGCAACGTCGCGGAGCCCGGCGCCGTCGTCTTCTACGACTGGAACGGCAGCAAGGACATCGACGGCATCGACCATGTCGGCCTCGTGAAGAAGGACAACGGCAACGGCACGATCACCACGATCGAGGGCAACACCGGCAACGGCGTGGTCGAGCAGCGCATCCGGCCCAAGTCCCAGGTCGTCGGCTACGGCTACCCGCTCTACACCGCCTGA
- a CDS encoding ABC transporter substrate-binding protein, producing MRDVVALKSTNAELRTKAPAIAGRGGLPDTIGTFLGAGNAFSDIAQQWSEGSWEKIAERDPDVIVLADLTRGGDGDSAADKMRFLRSDPVASQLTVVKNNRFIVVPGSAVDPSIRGVSAVEKVCEGLRDLYG from the coding sequence ATGCGGGACGTCGTGGCGCTCAAGTCGACGAATGCGGAGCTCCGGACCAAGGCGCCGGCCATCGCCGGTCGCGGAGGGCTGCCCGACACCATCGGCACGTTCCTCGGCGCGGGCAACGCCTTCTCCGATATCGCCCAGCAGTGGTCCGAGGGAAGCTGGGAAAAGATCGCCGAGCGCGATCCGGACGTGATCGTGCTGGCTGACCTCACCCGCGGCGGTGACGGTGACAGCGCCGCGGACAAGATGAGGTTCCTGCGCTCCGATCCCGTCGCCTCCCAGCTCACGGTGGTCAAGAACAACCGCTTCATCGTCGTGCCCGGATCGGCCGTGGACCCCTCGATCAGGGGCGTCAGCGCCGTGGAGAAGGTCTGTGAAGGACTGCGGGACCTCTACGGCTGA
- a CDS encoding class I SAM-dependent methyltransferase produces MTTSTPSPTSYDLLSRWEEQQAAYVAHRENRFQVMLDVLGLHCPADLTVLDLACGPGSIADRVLSRFPQARAVAVDYDPVLAHLARSILERHGRATVIESELAHSGWSSALSAWSFDAVLTSTALHWLSPGQLLEVYTELARLLPPGAVLLNADHLRFGADRPTLRHLSAGHDAEVQRAAFADGAATWEQWWALAASDPDLTPLMPERERRFADRPPQSPAPLEFHLAALRTAGFTEVGTVWQYLDDHVVFARR; encoded by the coding sequence ATGACCACTTCCACACCCTCACCGACCTCGTACGACCTGCTCTCACGCTGGGAAGAGCAGCAGGCCGCCTACGTGGCCCATCGCGAAAACCGCTTCCAGGTGATGCTCGACGTACTCGGCCTGCACTGCCCCGCGGACCTCACCGTGCTCGACCTGGCCTGCGGACCCGGATCGATCGCCGATCGAGTGCTGAGCCGTTTCCCGCAGGCGCGCGCGGTGGCCGTCGATTACGATCCGGTCCTGGCGCACCTCGCGCGATCGATCCTGGAGCGACACGGTCGAGCCACCGTGATCGAATCCGAGCTGGCACATTCGGGCTGGTCGTCGGCCCTCTCGGCGTGGAGCTTCGACGCGGTGCTGACCTCCACGGCGCTGCACTGGCTCTCTCCCGGCCAGTTGCTGGAGGTCTACACCGAGTTGGCGCGCCTGCTGCCCCCCGGCGCCGTACTGCTCAACGCCGACCACCTGCGATTCGGAGCCGACCGCCCGACGCTGCGGCACCTGTCGGCCGGCCATGACGCCGAGGTCCAGAGGGCGGCCTTCGCGGACGGCGCCGCCACCTGGGAGCAGTGGTGGGCACTGGCGGCCAGTGATCCCGACCTAACGCCCCTGATGCCCGAGCGGGAGCGACGTTTCGCCGACCGCCCGCCGCAGTCGCCGGCGCCGCTGGAGTTCCACCTCGCTGCTCTGCGTACCGCGGGCTTCACCGAGGTGGGAACCGTCTGGCAGTACCTGGATGACCACGTCGTCTTCGCCCGTCGATGA
- a CDS encoding FecCD family ABC transporter permease, which yields MLLPLSVALAVTVGAAGLSIGDVFQTIAVHLGVPPAPLTGLQDAIVWELRLPRVLLAALVGGGLAVCGAVLQALTRNPLADPYLLGISSGASTGAVAVLILGLGSGAAAALTAGAFTGSLLAFCCVLALIGMTLGGSIRVVLAGVAVSQLFGALTSLIVIWAGDDRSTRGVTFWLLGSLASAGWTTAALCAAATGIALAVCWFASPALDAFAFGREAAASLGIPPARTQLILFVTTALSTAALVAASGAIGFVGLVVPHAVRFLVGSRHRVLLPACALYGAIFLLWADTAARTLFSPREIPVGVLTALIGVPAFAVIMRRRSAGS from the coding sequence GTGCTGTTGCCGTTGTCGGTGGCGCTCGCGGTGACCGTCGGAGCCGCGGGCCTGTCGATCGGTGACGTGTTCCAGACGATCGCCGTGCACCTGGGTGTCCCGCCGGCTCCTCTCACGGGCCTCCAGGACGCGATCGTCTGGGAGCTCCGCCTGCCCCGGGTGCTTCTGGCCGCGCTGGTCGGAGGGGGTCTGGCCGTGTGCGGAGCGGTCCTGCAGGCGCTGACCCGCAACCCTCTGGCCGACCCCTACCTGCTGGGCATCTCCTCGGGCGCCTCCACCGGGGCCGTGGCCGTCCTGATCCTCGGCCTGGGATCGGGGGCCGCGGCCGCCCTGACGGCGGGTGCTTTCACCGGCAGCCTGCTGGCCTTCTGCTGCGTGCTCGCACTGATAGGCATGACGTTGGGCGGCTCGATCCGCGTCGTGCTGGCGGGGGTGGCGGTCTCGCAACTGTTCGGCGCGCTGACCAGTCTGATCGTCATCTGGGCGGGTGACGATCGGAGCACTCGCGGTGTGACGTTCTGGCTGCTGGGCTCGCTCGCCTCGGCGGGCTGGACCACCGCGGCCCTCTGCGCGGCGGCCACGGGGATCGCCCTGGCGGTCTGCTGGTTCGCCTCCCCCGCCCTGGACGCCTTCGCCTTCGGACGCGAGGCCGCCGCCTCACTCGGCATCCCCCCGGCCAGGACGCAACTCATCCTGTTCGTCACCACCGCGCTGAGCACGGCGGCTCTCGTCGCCGCGAGCGGCGCCATCGGGTTCGTGGGCCTGGTCGTTCCGCACGCGGTCCGGTTCCTGGTCGGCAGCCGCCACCGCGTGCTCCTGCCGGCGTGCGCGCTGTACGGAGCGATCTTCCTGCTGTGGGCCGACACCGCAGCGCGCACACTGTTCTCCCCACGGGAGATCCCCGTCGGCGTGCTCACCGCGCTGATCGGCGTTCCCGCGTTCGCGGTCATCATGCGCCGAAGGAGCGCCGGATCATGA
- a CDS encoding ABC transporter ATP-binding protein, which translates to MGGRHWSTLSGGERQRVNIARALAQRPTELLLDEPTNHLDIHHQVDLLRMLAAAPATVVAALHDLNLAAQYCDHLLLLEAGRVVASGSPAQVLTERLVERVYRVSVTVNTGSDGRPHLRYGSLKDSVRAEGPGR; encoded by the coding sequence ATGGGAGGACGTCACTGGTCGACGCTGTCCGGCGGGGAACGTCAGCGCGTCAACATCGCCCGCGCTCTGGCCCAGCGCCCCACCGAGCTCCTTCTCGACGAGCCGACCAACCATCTCGACATCCACCACCAGGTCGACCTCCTGCGGATGCTGGCCGCCGCACCGGCCACGGTCGTCGCCGCCCTGCATGATCTGAACCTCGCCGCCCAGTACTGCGACCATCTGCTTCTCCTGGAGGCCGGGCGGGTGGTCGCCTCGGGTTCTCCCGCCCAGGTGCTGACCGAGCGGCTGGTCGAACGTGTCTACCGCGTGAGCGTGACGGTGAACACGGGTTCCGACGGCCGTCCTCACCTGAGATACGGCTCCCTCAAGGATTCCGTGCGAGCGGAGGGCCCCGGACGGTGA
- a CDS encoding DUF6716 putative glycosyltransferase, with translation MADSDSYLKWAACLLRDLPSGCETELAVIRTPITPSPAQIHAAVDGSAADPPVLSARALRRTAERFRPDVILVSCTGPVVDVLVAEVLAGLQPRPVFVSGLPGISIPATEKAWLFRSGCELFVLHSGREVEEFSAIGRELGGGGAVGLARLPFLRTSAEVPVTGPRNRVVFATQAKVPKRKEERERILLALAALAERRPDLDVVVKLRALDTERQTHNERYHYQRLWQALADDGRVRPDGVRFAVGPMHEHLAHASGFVTVSSTAALEAIAQSVPLLVLSDFGVGAEMINLVFEGSGLLGTLDDLANGRFLNPDEAWCRANYFHPGGESDWVSRMVSLVGQARSGRLVPATSLLDGPQFAAARRRARLRVEVPPNVLRVGYRAKRRMRRYLKVLG, from the coding sequence GTGGCCGACTCGGATTCGTACCTGAAGTGGGCGGCCTGCCTGCTCCGAGACCTGCCCTCGGGCTGCGAGACGGAGCTGGCGGTGATACGCACTCCCATCACCCCCTCTCCGGCCCAGATCCACGCCGCCGTCGACGGCTCGGCGGCCGATCCGCCCGTGCTCTCGGCCCGCGCGCTGCGCCGGACCGCGGAGCGGTTCCGGCCCGACGTGATCCTGGTGTCCTGCACCGGACCCGTGGTGGACGTGCTGGTCGCCGAGGTGCTCGCCGGGCTCCAGCCCAGGCCGGTGTTCGTCTCCGGGCTGCCGGGCATCTCCATTCCCGCGACCGAGAAGGCGTGGCTGTTCCGGAGCGGGTGCGAGCTGTTCGTGCTGCACAGCGGGCGGGAGGTCGAGGAGTTCTCGGCGATCGGCCGTGAGCTGGGCGGGGGCGGCGCCGTGGGACTGGCCAGACTGCCGTTCCTGCGGACCAGCGCGGAGGTTCCCGTCACGGGGCCGCGCAACCGGGTGGTGTTCGCGACCCAGGCCAAGGTGCCCAAGCGCAAGGAGGAGCGCGAGCGGATCCTGCTCGCCCTGGCCGCCCTGGCCGAGCGGCGGCCGGACCTGGACGTGGTGGTCAAGCTCCGCGCCCTGGACACCGAGCGCCAGACCCACAACGAGCGCTATCACTACCAGCGCCTGTGGCAGGCGCTGGCCGACGACGGCCGGGTGCGTCCCGACGGGGTGCGTTTCGCGGTGGGGCCCATGCACGAGCACCTGGCTCACGCGAGCGGGTTCGTCACGGTCAGCTCGACCGCCGCCCTGGAGGCGATCGCCCAGTCCGTGCCGCTGCTGGTGCTGTCGGACTTCGGCGTCGGGGCGGAGATGATCAACCTGGTCTTCGAGGGCAGCGGCCTGCTGGGAACCCTCGACGACCTGGCCAATGGACGTTTCCTGAACCCGGACGAAGCCTGGTGCCGGGCCAACTACTTCCACCCCGGTGGCGAGAGCGACTGGGTCTCCCGGATGGTCTCCCTGGTCGGTCAGGCCCGTTCCGGACGCCTCGTCCCCGCCACGTCGCTGCTCGACGGCCCGCAGTTCGCCGCCGCCCGCCGCCGCGCCCGCCTGCGCGTGGAGGTCCCGCCCAACGTGCTGCGCGTCGGGTACCGGGCCAAGCGGCGCATGCGCCGTTACCTGAAGGTGCTCGGCTGA
- a CDS encoding alpha-2,8-polysialyltransferase family protein: protein MTQLFYASTLFGAMTLAAAIDEGRFGPRKGRRLLLVSNNAAIPEVTPPLDEAPGFAALRPRFDEVWSWNDIVAPLHPSDWKARIIEVPMLSRFLRSHLSLGEGPDELVLESIAVPPSRTLAGLIKDCPITVYSDGLMSYGPTRDPLPQEISGRITRLLHLDLVPGLTPLLLAEYGVPAETLSDEAFLNVIEPVAGGLPAGRPMILGQYLSALGIVTPEEEAGLHADMLRGLVARGFGAVLFKPHPAAGRRHAQQLRETAREMGVELTTVPETVPAESCFAALRPELVVGCFSTALITARRQFGLPVATMGGELVLERLTPYENSNRIPVTITDALLPRMSADGSLEEPPPVDLGALVGAVGYCMQSEIHPGLREPAAAYVDAHGPARYFKRRRLAALELIQTPAASAPPPSEPGTLSRLRRRLSKTLT from the coding sequence ATGACGCAGTTGTTCTACGCCTCGACCCTGTTCGGCGCGATGACGCTGGCGGCGGCGATCGACGAGGGCCGTTTCGGGCCGCGCAAGGGCCGCCGGCTCCTGCTGGTGTCCAACAACGCGGCCATCCCGGAGGTCACCCCGCCCCTGGACGAGGCCCCCGGCTTCGCCGCGCTGCGCCCGCGCTTCGACGAGGTCTGGTCGTGGAACGACATCGTGGCCCCGCTGCACCCGTCGGACTGGAAGGCGCGGATCATCGAGGTTCCGATGCTGAGCCGCTTCCTGCGGTCGCATCTCTCCCTCGGAGAAGGCCCCGACGAGCTGGTGCTGGAGTCGATCGCGGTGCCTCCGTCCAGGACCCTCGCCGGCCTGATCAAGGACTGCCCGATCACGGTCTACTCCGACGGCCTGATGAGCTACGGTCCCACCCGCGACCCCCTACCGCAGGAGATCTCGGGCCGGATCACCCGCCTGCTCCACCTCGACCTCGTGCCCGGCCTGACGCCCCTGCTGCTCGCGGAGTACGGCGTGCCCGCGGAGACCCTTTCCGACGAGGCGTTCCTCAACGTGATCGAGCCCGTCGCCGGAGGTCTGCCCGCCGGTCGGCCGATGATTCTCGGCCAGTACCTCTCCGCGCTCGGCATCGTCACCCCCGAGGAGGAGGCCGGGCTCCACGCCGACATGCTGCGCGGCCTGGTCGCCCGGGGATTCGGCGCCGTGCTGTTCAAGCCGCACCCGGCCGCCGGGCGGCGGCACGCCCAGCAGTTGCGCGAGACGGCCCGGGAAATGGGCGTCGAGCTGACCACCGTGCCGGAGACCGTTCCCGCCGAGTCGTGCTTCGCGGCGCTGCGGCCCGAGCTGGTGGTCGGCTGCTTCTCCACCGCTCTGATCACCGCCCGGCGCCAGTTCGGCCTGCCGGTGGCGACGATGGGCGGCGAGCTGGTCCTGGAACGGCTCACCCCGTACGAGAACAGCAACCGCATCCCGGTCACGATCACCGACGCCCTGTTACCGCGCATGTCAGCGGACGGATCCCTGGAGGAGCCACCGCCGGTGGACCTCGGGGCCCTGGTCGGCGCGGTCGGTTACTGCATGCAGAGCGAGATCCACCCGGGGCTGCGCGAGCCGGCCGCCGCCTACGTGGACGCCCACGGCCCCGCCCGCTACTTCAAGCGCCGGCGCCTGGCCGCCCTGGAACTGATCCAGACCCCCGCCGCTTCGGCCCCACCGCCCTCTGAGCCCGGCACGCTGAGCAGGCTCCGCCGCCGTCTTTCCAAGACGCTCACCTGA